The genomic DNA gtttattttttattggtCGTAAAGTTTAAAGCAGTGCTTCTCAAAGTATGGGCCAGGGACCACTGGTGGGGCCAAAAGGCACTGTAGGTGGGCCATGGGAGTTCACTTACAAAACTAATAATTATGGATatcaaaaatgaaatcaaatcacATTACAAATGACCATTAAATATTTGATTACATATAGTTACATGTAGTTGATTACAACACAGCTAAAGGGTGTAACTAAAGccacctttttatcatttattttgtctgatgtctACAACcggtgtcacagtttaactggaGTTGGATTAAGTGGTGACACTCTGTTAAACATTCTGCTATGCCTCCTGCTTATTGATTCTAAGAATTTAACTGTGTCTATAGAGAAATGAATGCCACTTTGAAAGATTTTGCTGGGCAACAAAGCATGTTAACAGAGGTACATAGAAAATACATTACACaggactttgcagatgcctgaataaaacaaaataaatggcaatGACTCATTAATTGACTTAACTTTGTGACcccacaaacattttaaaatcatctaaAAGCACTGGCATTGAAATTCCCTCttgctgaaaacaaaaatatgataaaaagtaaatatttgagTCACATGTTAGGGTTGTTCAAGGATTTTAGTGGGCCTCAGAAGATATTCAGGTCTCAAATTGGGCCACAGTATACTGACGTTTGGGAAAGTCTTGTTCAAAGTATCTATGAATTACAAAATCACTCATGAAAGTATTAAAGCTTAGTAAGGATTTGGAGAAGTCTGCTTTATGAACAAGCCAACTGAAGGTATATCGTAAGCTTTATTATGAAACGTTCCGATTGATTTTTAGATACAAATGAGTTCAGAATTTTCAATATgccaaaaaaaatgatttaaaggagAAATGACGAGGTTAATATGTCAGGCTTATTACCAGagatgtgtaaatgtgtaaGTTTTGATAACTGCTCTGATGTTGTTCGAAACTCAGAAATGGATAGGCTTGCCAAGCCGTGCTCCagtctctttttgttttcatctaaCCAGATTCCAAACAGCCTTCCTTGCTATGTGGTTTTATTATGAAAGTGTTGGCCGGAGGCACTTCCGTTACACCTTGGTAGATCTGACGCTCGTGGGTTTTTCTCACAGACTGTCAATGATCGCTGCGGGGAATCCGCCAGATTAAATCAAATGAGTCAACACATGTTGAATGAGAGGGGACGTTTCTACATCAGTGAAAGTTCAGAGGAACCGCCGAAAACTAGAGGAACTTTGTGAAACTCacttaagtttgtttttaatttcggTGAAAGTGACGTCTGACCCAAGGTAAGCATAGAAGGTAAGGCAGATTTTATTTGAAACTACATGTTATGAGCAGTGTTGTATCTCTTAATGTAATAGGGACGGATAAAGTTGATTCTTTGGTGAAAAGATATTGTGTCTTGTTACACCAAAGCATTGTATGGGACTTCTTTCGACAGCTCTCATACAGGCTAGTTGTTCAGGTAAAACCTGATGTGTTTTCTAGCTCAGGTCCTTTACAACATGTCAGtgccaacaaaaacaaagcgaCGCTGCAGAGGTTATTCCAGCATTAGTCATCTTCATTGCCGTAATGCTTCTGTATTTTCTACGTATatgagtttatttttctttgtaatgaATTTACAGCTTATTTTCTTGTTAACAGGTCATAGCCTACCCTCCAATGTGTCAAATTCTCTGTCAGTTATCCCCATTTCTccttttattgtgtttattttcaaagaagCCGCCAAACTATATGGGAACTGgcttttcattttctgttttaacttgtCCGGCGTGTTGCTGATGTGACTGAAGCCCAGGCTACCATTCTGCCACTCTCATGCCAATCTTGTTTATTCAATGTTCTTTAATAACTGCGTGCTTTTGAAATGTAGGGTGCTCTACCAAATATCAATAGTCTCATATTAGCTTTAATCAAGTACAATACATTACATGGTTTTATTTGTGTTCCATGTTGTATATGTTctctttgaataaataaatgctacATTTAAACCCTGTATTTTCTTATCACATATATGTCTTTAAGTTGACTTTTgtttaaatctgaaatgaaaGCAAAAAGTTGACTAATGGCTGTTACAAAtatgttattttaaatttaactggagtccaattttttttaaataattttctcTTGATCGCTGTCCTTTTTAGTCTGTGTATTTTCCCTTCATCATGACTGAGCCTGCTGAGCTGCTGCTCATCAAGGACCAGTATGAGCTGGCTTTTCAGTCTCTGAGCCGAGGGCTGGCAGCAGAAGAAGCCGGAAATAAAGCAGAAGCCTTGGAGTATTACAGGAAAGGTCACCAGCACCTTACACATGGAGTGGAGGTCCCCACTGGTGGGGCGAGGCAGCACGGGGCGCCCTGGGACAAAGCCAGGCAGCTTCAGCAGAAGATGAGGGACACGCTACGGACTGTCAACACCCATCTATCTGATCTGGAGACCTCCCAGCCGAGGGCAGAGGCACAGAGAGGCCAGCTTCTAAAGGATCTTCAGCCTCCCCAAAGCACACTTCACCACCTGTACCCCAGCATACCCCCTACCAACCAGAGTACAACCCTAATCCCCAAAACTCCCCCTCCCAGGCCTCCTTCCCCTACTGTTCCACATACACACGCTCTCCCTGCAGTGGCGCCAGGATCCACAGCCATGGCAAACACAGGGGAACAACCTCCAGCATACACACTGCAGCCAACAGCCGGCCATCACAGCCTGGCTCATAGTCCTGCTGTAGGCGGCCTCCAGACAGCAGGAGGAGATGGACATGAGCTGCTTTTTATACCTACAGGGGTGCAGATGTTTTTCGTGGCACCAAATGGACAGGTCAGCGCCCTGTCTTCTCCAGGCTTCCTTCGTATCATTGCCTTTGACAACCAACAAAAGGAGATCCCATCAGGACGGCCTTCAGCTTTTCTACATGTAAGTAAACAAAGTGTGTTAATGATGAAGTGTTTTGTGTCTGGGTGTagtcagaaaagatttttctctAAGGTGTGTCCTTTAGCCAAGTATGTATGAGCACAAATCAGTTATATAACTGACTCTCTCATTATATCAGAGTATGCTTTTATACTTGTTCTAAAAAATATAGGCTACCATATGTCCTTTAATAACTTTCTTTCTGTGCCAAAATAAGggaatttttctgttttttgtcagTATGTCAAATGACAAAGAAAGAGATGATCCAAATACTTGTAATAAGAAATTATTTcctcatgttttttaatttgatgctttgtttttaacatccataaaatagaaaaaatcaCTAGTCACATTAATCTAGAGCCCAAGGGAATATttacaaatgttaaaaagttCATAACAAAAAGATAAACCTTTGGTGAAGATTagaaatgaagcaaaaaaaacccttcagaTTAGATGAACCagtttatatttgtgtttttattttgatatatttgtgGTCTGTATTGATAATATTGAGCAGCAATTTgctgatttttatttacatttcagcaCTATTACTCAAGTTTTCTAATATTTAAAGGAAATTATTAATGCTTAATGTATAGCTATTTAAACATTCACATAGAtaagaaataaagtttttaaggtaaaactTCATGAGTTTGATGACACAATTAAAAATCCTAAAGTTAAAATATGGTTTAATTTATCTTTAATCCGTGTCATATTCATGAAAACCTGCTAGGTCTGTGGGATGACTTTTGATTAATATGAAATGACAGTGGTGTTATCTGCCACCTCAACAAAGCACATATTATGCCGTTCTTTGTACTGCAATAAAACCCATGACTGTGTTCCCACCACACCATGCTGGTGGGCCGCTTGTTTGTATCCTTTGTTTTCCAGTAGCACAATGGTCCCATTAACAGATGACTCTGCGCTTCTGTTGTGCTGCTGGTCAGGGTCCTGCGCCCTTACAGGGTCACTTTGTCAAGCACCATAACAGTGGCACGATGCAGTAACAAATCTGTACCTGTATCGAAGAGTctgatatctgatatatttTTAGCTCCGATAGAGGAAAAGATGGGCGCTTTGAGTAATTGAAACAATGGATTTCCACTGTGCTCCTCTGAATAAACAATGTGATGATGGTAGTCCAATAGCAGCCAATAATAATGGCTGACTGATGATTTGATTAGGCTCTATGGTGCaatgtgtctgtgtggatggCTGACTGAAGCTGATGAGCTGAAAACCTGTAACAAATCTTAAAGGAGGGGTTTTCATAACTAACTTTTAACTTTCATGTTAAATAACTTTGAAAACATCTTATTTCCAATATCTGAGTTTAGTCCTTAGAAAAGTGGGCTTGAAGTTTGTCCTTACTGTTTGAATTTAACTACAACTGGCTATCAGAGTACAAGCAAGTGGTGATCATCATTCATTacctctttatttttcttctttgtggaTGGTAGGTTTGTGACTGGCTGTACCCGGTGACAGCAGACACTCCAGTGCTGTTGGCTAACTCTGGGATCTACATGTTGCCTGACAGTCTGGCAGAGGCTCCAGGGTCCTATGTTGGCATCGTGCTGTCCTCTGAACTGCCCGCTGCTGACCGAGAGATGTTCCAGGATGTGCTATCTCAGCTGGCTGACCTCAGGATCCAGGTGAGTTTTACCATTGACTGCATATAAAGATAGAGAACCATCTCCTGTTGTTGAGACCTACTGCTACCTGAAGGTTTCATAAAGAGCCAAAGAAGCATATTTAGAAATCAATCTGACCATCTCACCCCTTATGCTAATCTCAACATGTTTGACATGCTCTGAAAATGGCAAAGATCCCTCAGCTCAGTACTCACATTTTCTTCTGGTGTTACTCCTGTAATATACCAATTCAGTTCACACAGCCCTGCAGGGGCTGCATTTGTCAACAACATGGTATTATCCTCCTATTTTAGCATCAAATGTCTCACTGAACCCAACTATTCAGAAAACTGAACACCAGAACAGAAATTAGCATGAAAAAATTTACAATTGGGACAGAAACCATGTGTGAGAAAAACTTAATTGATATATATATTTCGGACTCTGTAGTTTGACGTTGATCCAATCTGTGAACATAGGAGTGGACTGTTTAAACTATACTGCCGCTAGTCAGCAGAGGGAGCTCTATATAGTTTGCTTTCACTTTATGGAAGCTTCCTGTCTCTAATTGGGACAAGTGGTATAGATGATAGGCAGATTTATGGAGCTGCCATGTTGCCCTTCTTTTTAGAAAGTCTCTTAGTTTTTTACCAGTAGTGTAgggaaaatgtaagaaatggcATGGGTATGAAAGGAAATTTAACTGTTTGAGAGGGGTGGAAGTGTTGTCATTTAAGAATCCAGCATCCTGTATTTGACACTTTAGGAGAGAAAGAATAGTTGGTATGTTGTGGGTAAAAATTTTCTTTGCCATTCTTGggtttgtacattttaaaatcagcttACTGCATGTCCTTTGTATCgtcactgttttcattttaaatatcagcataccACTTCATGTATTTCCTCACAGGGTCCAGATGGGTCACAGGCAATCAACCTGAGTGAGAAAATCCCCCTTGGTACCCCAGCTGGTCATACAGTGCTGACTGTGCCTGTAGAAAAACCACTTCCTGGATGGAGTGAGAAGATGGCACAAGGAATCCTGTCAGGTGTGTATCAAAGCAATATTTCATAActcaaaaatgtgaaacagGCTATGATTAGTGGCTGTTTCTCTGTTTACAACAAATGACCACTAGAGGGCATTGtttacctttggctgcaatgtCTCCTGAAGGCTGAAGGAATCACCTTAAAATTTTTTTGCAGTAAGTATTTTGAGCACACTAAACTCTTATAAAAACTGATTACCAGACCTTATTTGTCTCAAGGTGCTACAAAATTAGGTCAAGAGTTTGTAAAAGGAGCAGAGGCCACTGGAAGGGCCATTCATAGAGGAGCAGCCAAGATCCGAGACCATATCACACCTGAGGACACTCCCTCAGAGGTCAGCCCCCATGTCACCAGGAGTCTTCACGTGGCTAAGCAAGCTACAGGGGGCGCTGTGCGGGTCAGCCAGTTTTTGGGTAAGGAATAATCATACTTCATTTGAATGACACTTTTCAGCACACATAGTATTTCactacagacaaaaaaagacaacaagaaCAAACATGCatatataaaagaaaatcactgaatacatttgatttgaaaataattaCTGAGTAGAAAAAGGACAACTAAGCAAGGGACTGAACTCCCAACTGCTCAGGTGCTCCTTGGTAGACAGCACTgcctcactctgacatctctccattagaGCACATCCActggatcctgtttgtgcatttgCATGTGCATGTATTTCAGTCTGTATGTGAGCGGTATGTTCAGTAAAAGAGTTTAGGAATAGAAATCCCGTTACGGAATTGATTAAGtgaatcttcttcttcttcttcttttctatAACAAGAATAAACCTTTTGTCCTACTAAGCACATTTCTGTGCTATGTACATGGAGCCCTGAAAAGGCTGAACTTCATTGATTTAGTATTCAAATTGAGCACTGCCAGTGCAAAAAATGCCTGCTATGAACGCAGGCTGTAATTTTTTGGTGCACAAACTCTTGAGAAGCACTGATTTGTCATTGTACTGAAAATGTAAAGCCATGCACTCATAAACGTCAGCTTTATAACTTTATGTGTTTTCTCACAGTCAATGGAGTGAGTTCAGTGGCAGGACATGTGGCAGAGAAGGTGGCTCCCCATGTGAAAAAACATGGTGCTAAGCTGGTCCCAGAGTCTATGAAGAAGGGCAAAGATGGCAAAGCTTCCAATTTGGATGGAGCCAAGCATGTGGCAGTCAGCAGTGTTCAAGGTTAGTAAAAGTATAATGGCATTTCAGGAACAAGCACATAGTTACATGGAAATATACTCTCCCTAGTACACTGTCTACACCAGTGGTCTCAATATTTATGGTTGTATCCAATATTTATAGTTgtcacccataaggggggataaaggggagagcatTCTGAGGCCCTGCCTAATTTGGGCCCATGGTGGTCaggaaaaccatggtccattgtgcaGTAAAGCTGTGTtaaccatatatatatatatatatttttttttttgcctgaatactaacccctcttatcaaagcaacaaaaagtcaagaagttgttttttttttactttattctgtAGTATATTACCTTCTAACAAATGTaatccccttttcttaaaattggctaaaagtagcaaaaacaggtgaaaaagcTAGCGAAATGGGATTGTACAAGTACATGGCTTTTAAGTGGcactgttgcaagaaggcacccttcaaatctgagagacctggagcagtttgcaaaagaagattggtccaaaattccagttcagaggtgtaagaagcttgttgatggttataggaagccattggtgtcagttattttttcccaagggtgtgcaaccaaatattaagttgacgGTGCCAACAAGtttttctggcccattttttaaatgtgtaaaattatgtcaattttggcttttttcttctgcttttttgtgttgttccaatgcacatgaaggaaataaacatgtgtaaaccatgtattggcacccctggaatttttcaggaaaaaattctaggggtgccaatacttttttgtccatgactgtatttatCTGCTTTGCctgcaaaaaatggcaggaaaaaaatgtgaaaattagttcaaaatggcaaaaatgggcatagcaAATAGTGCAATatggttaaaattggcataaatgggcgaagaaagtgttgaaaaggggcTAATAGTGGGAAAactgggtcaacagaggcaatacTAGGCAGAgaatggcaaaaactaggagGAAAAAGGGGTGGAAACGATTCGATagtgggaaaaatgtgtttacagaAGAAAAAGGATTTGGGGAAAAAGGGctggaaaaggtttaaaatgtgacaaaaatgggtttaagtgtcaaacatgggataaagagggaaaaatctgCGAAAAATTGTGCAACAAATtgatgagaagtggcaaaaatgggtagtgaaaactgaataaaaggtatttaaaagtagcacatataaatgattttaacatcAAAACCCAGTAATAggttgacacacttttcagcttcaaaatgaggAAACTTTTGTCAGGATACTAGCGCAATTGCCACTGATCCAACatacatacactgatatcattaaTAAGTCACAtctagggagggcccattctctggctttttcaggggcccaaccgattctgtggacaggcctggcTAAATCTGAcacaaaaagataaaacagtcaaattttGGCATTGTGAAATTTAAGATGGGTGGCATTTTCAGTCCTTAGCGTTTTTTTCTCTACCTCGCATTCAAACCAGGTTTCTCAACGATTTGGACCAGTCTGGAAACCGGAGCAAAGCTTATTGGCAAAAGTGTTGCAGCAGAGACAGTCACAACTGTGACATACAAGTAAGTTATTACTTCTCCTGTCTTTTATTGTTTCTTAAATTTTATTGGCATATTCTGACAATTTTAAGACTCTTTTAGATCTTGTTTCCAGCATGTTTCGGAATCTCTTTGGTCACAAACTAATGAAAACGGGATGAGAAACAAGTTCTTCTATTGCCTTCtccatttctttctctttgttggGGTAACTGATCTTATTTCTTTTCTTCAGATTCAGGGGCTTAGAGAATCTATTAAACAAGTCCAGGAACATATGACGGCACTGGGGAGTAAAGGCAAAGACTTTAACTAACATTTCACCCTGCTTGatgtacattttttcattaaccAAGAGCAAGCCAGAAAATAACCCTCATTAAGATCTTTACCAAATCTTACCCAAATGTTTgcacatattttgacattaatctGACTGATTAGTTTCTATCTGGACATTTAAGtgtgttttgggttgttttttttgacTTGGTACATTTTAagtctttgttctgttttggaTTTTCTGGGTCTCTCTGCAGGTATGTTTAACTGAAGCTAAGTGTCTGCTTGTGTTGGGTGGTGCTGCTCTTGCTTTTCTGGTTTCTTGCcaataaaagtaaatgaaaacatcccATTACACCAGAGTTTCAGTTTcttatcaaatatttttctaCACCAAACCACTCCCTCCTAACTCTGCTATATTATTTGTGGTGAAGGTATGGTAATGATGCAGGTGCAGCCACAGACACTGCGCTCAAGTCAGTGATCAATGTTGGTGTGACTGCACACAACATTGACAATCTGGGCATTAAAGCCATCCTGAAGACAGCTGGCAAGCAGACTGCCAAGGCCATGGTGAAAAAGCCGGGTGAAACAACAACAGACGTTGAGATGAAGGAGGCTCAGAAGAGAGAACACCAACCAGAGAATAACACAGAGAAATCAAAGatgaaagaagaggagaagaagaagaaaatgtgaaatgaatgGAAAACTAGGAATAAACCTGAGTGGAAGTGTATTTTTCATTAGCCAACTATTAGCCTTTTAAGCTATTCATGTTTCTCTACATTAACTTAGTTTTTTCACAACTGCTAAGATGCAGTTCTCAAaatctttctcctttttcttgaAACACTGAACACAAATCCCAGTTTTCAAGCAGttttctatttctgtttttgttcatctgtttttttccccaaagaaATGTTTACAACAGCTTATTGTAGGTTAGCTATAATGTTGAATTAAGGGATTGAACACCACTTTTTAAGAAGAGCATGTTAAGACGTGGTTGAAAATAGTGGATAatagtttaaaatgaaatcagaaaAACAGCATAACAAATGTATCAATGCAATATTTATTCCAATTGTCAATTActatgtatttgtgttttgttttgggcaTAAAATGCTGTAGTTTACAGATAAACATATGTGCTTACACTacttttgctgtcattttttcacttttaaatggtCTCCTCTCCACTGTCTGGATATTATTATAGCCCATAttgaaaaagaaagtcaaaaggTAGATTAAGACGTTTATAAGGGCtaataaagtcttaaattaagtttttaagatgttttattGAATAACGTTTCTTTATTTGACAAGTATgtaatttgaacttttttttttgttgttgttaaaatGGTGCATTAATTGCAATGCTggttatttaacttttacagTATGAGCGGCTTTACTGGAGTGAATGTTTTCTTCACTTAGCGCCTATCCCTTTCATAAGGCCATATATATTTTCTTATTAATTCGtgttttcatatatttttaaacgATGTGAAGGTCATATTCATTCAACACCATAGATATCTATATGTTCAACACCATTAAGTCTGAAATGTTCCTGGAAACCGGAAACGGTGGTCTCCATGGAAACCTCGTGGACCAAACTTTTCTCTAGCGTCATATTTTCAGGAACATGACAACAGATAGCGACTACAGCAAGTATGATTTGGCGCGCTTGCGGGCAGAACTCGAGCAGGAGAGGGAAATGAAGTAAGTATGTTTTTGAAGTAAATTTCAAAGTGTTTCAAGGAGTGAACTGTTATTCCGCGCTGTTATAAAGTCACCGTCTGGCTTCATTGTGTAGAGGAATGCTCGAGGAGTCCGTGTCTGACCTGAGGAGCACCATGTGTGAGCTACAAGAGAGACTGCACAGTGTTGACGGGGAAGGTGGGTGATAACGAGActatattttgtaaaatatctCTGTCGTCTAGTATATCAGTCAACCCCGCTAATACTAGGCTTCAGTTTATGCTAGCTTGTACTAACTACTATCTCTCTTGTAGCAAAGGCACTGAAATGTGACTATTTTAACTGTAAcacctttctgttttttttctgtcatatcagaaaatgagtggaaaacaAGGTATGAGACTCAGACAGAGCTAAACGGGCAGTTAGAAAGACAGATGACACTGATTCATGAGAGACTGGAGGACCTACGTGGAAACCCAATGGGTAAGATTACAGGGCATAATGTCTTTTGAAGGCAGATATGCCGAAAAAGAGTATTTCtaaagactttaaatttaaacatgGTTTATATTAGAGTGAAATATCCTAGAAAGGCTAGCTTTCTCTACACACAGTTTTAACattgtaaaacattaaaaagtaatGCTGTTAACTGCTGAAGTAGGAAaagtacattaatattttattattgtacTTAAGTTAACTCTGgttaaaatatacttaagtaaaagtacaagtTCTGGACTATAAATCtactaaagtaaaaataaaaagtatttaatttaatgtttacTTAAAGTGATTAGCTACTGAGGAGCTGTACTGTAAAATGTGATCTTCGCGCGTAGACacatctccaaccaggttgttcaggtaaaatcacttctctataataaagtaaaatatacaGCAAAATGCAGTGTTAATAAACTCATAAAGAGTTGAATTTAACACtaaaatctgtctttattggtcTCCCCTACATATAGTCTAACTATACTTTTGCTCAAGTTAACTATTTTACAGTGCGACAGAGCTGCTGTGACAAGGTGGATCTCCTCTGGCAATAACAAAgtagagagtcaacctcatagtgAGACAATGCATACTGACACACTATGTGTCCTTTAGGAACACCtgcactcatggtgcaaatgtgtctcacatcaataacagcaataatctaaaaacaaacatgagcaaaagaagcccagcagggatcactgtacaacaggcaacatccaaacacaactaaaaacatataaaacacatctaaacactctacCCAAGGGCATGAAGGGGAACTAAGCAAGCCCCCTCCCCAGATATGAAATCACAGTGGGCAGAGCGTTGATTTATTAgatctttacagagttgaacttaCACTGGTGGATCAATGTTGTTTTATAACtgcaacactgaagaccatttcactcagaatggagttaaaattacacttttttgattaaaatcaactcagaaaTGTTCATCAATGAGATATTGACACTCCTGTTTTTGCTGCCTGTAACTGCTactttgggatgtgatgtggaatcattctttAGCTATGCTACTGTGTGGTCAACAGAAGTGGGCAAAGTACAATTACTCAAATACAGTACTTTGAGTAattgtaattagttactttccacccctggttaCACTTTCAGGCAAGCTAAATTTAAAGACATTGAAACTTAAACAGTTGTTTCCTTCATCAGGTAATTTGATTCCCTTCATTTGATAGCTATAGtgtgaataataataattcatttgAACTGCTTTACTTTtgcatgaaatttaaaaatcaattaacCATTCAAACTTCAGTTGTATCACACTTTTTATACAAAgcaatgtggcaaaaagggccctacaaacaaacaaataaataaaaggaaccATGACTTGCCCCACCCTATCTCTGTACACCATCCTGCAATCCATTCACAATATTACGCAAAATATGTCCTAAATACAGACTGGATGAACAGAAACATATGTACTAAGAAAAGATTATCTTGAGATTCATAATGAGGAAACGCTGGAGGTTAGATTAAgtgtagaaataaaatgttataaaataaagatacattaaaatgaaataaaatagaattaaagggggtaaaataagaataaaaacactaaaaggtaACTCCatgaataagaaaataaaacacttaaggAGAACTCGgtataatgtaataaaataagaGTTTACACCACTAAAAGTAAGATATTAAGATAGAATAAGATTAAACCTAAATTACTAAAACTTAGGTGAATTAAAATGAAGTTAAAAGCCAGACTAAAAAGGCATGTCTTGAGTTGGCttt from Cheilinus undulatus linkage group 12, ASM1832078v1, whole genome shotgun sequence includes the following:
- the sparta gene encoding spartin a isoform X2, which produces MTEPAELLLIKDQYELAFQSLSRGLAAEEAGNKAEALEYYRKGHQHLTHGVEVPTGGARQHGAPWDKARQLQQKMRDTLRTVNTHLSDLETSQPRAEAQRGQLLKDLQPPQSTLHHLYPSIPPTNQSTTLIPKTPPPRPPSPTVPHTHALPAVAPGSTAMANTGEQPPAYTLQPTAGHHSLAHSPAVGGLQTAGGDGHELLFIPTGVQMFFVAPNGQVSALSSPGFLRIIAFDNQQKEIPSGRPSAFLHVCDWLYPVTADTPVLLANSGIYMLPDSLAEAPGSYVGIVLSSELPAADREMFQDVLSQLADLRIQGPDGSQAINLSEKIPLGTPAGHTVLTVPVEKPLPGWSEKMAQGILSGATKLGQEFVKGAEATGRAIHRGAAKIRDHITPEDTPSEVSPHVTRSLHVAKQATGGAVRVSQFLVNGVSSVAGHVAEKVAPHVKKHGAKLVPESMKKGKDGKASNLDGAKHVAVSSVQGFSTIWTSLETGAKLIGKSVAAETVTTVTYKYGNDAGAATDTALKSVINVGVTAHNIDNLGIKAILKTAGKQTAKAMVKKPGETTTDVEMKEAQKREHQPENNTEKSKMKEEEKKKKM
- the sparta gene encoding spartin a isoform X1 — its product is MTEPAELLLIKDQYELAFQSLSRGLAAEEAGNKAEALEYYRKGHQHLTHGVEVPTGGARQHGAPWDKARQLQQKMRDTLRTVNTHLSDLETSQPRAEAQRGQLLKDLQPPQSTLHHLYPSIPPTNQSTTLIPKTPPPRPPSPTVPHTHALPAVAPGSTAMANTGEQPPAYTLQPTAGHHSLAHSPAVGGLQTAGGDGHELLFIPTGVQMFFVAPNGQVSALSSPGFLRIIAFDNQQKEIPSGRPSAFLHVCDWLYPVTADTPVLLANSGIYMLPDSLAEAPGSYVGIVLSSELPAADREMFQDVLSQLADLRIQGPDGSQAINLSEKIPLGTPAGHTVLTVPVEKPLPGWSEKMAQGILSGATKLGQEFVKGAEATGRAIHRGAAKIRDHITPEDTPSEVSPHVTRSLHVAKQATGGAVRVSQFLVNGVSSVAGHVAEKVAPHVKKHGAKLVPESMKKGKDGKASNLDGAKHVAVSSVQGFSTIWTSLETGAKLIGKSVAAETVTTVTYKFRGLENLLNKSRNI